The following DNA comes from Magnolia sinica isolate HGM2019 chromosome 18, MsV1, whole genome shotgun sequence.
GTCTAATCACAGATAGTTAATCAATCAAAGAGAGGATGAACACAAGAATCCTAGTTTCACTCATCAAGGTACAGTTTAGCTGTGTACCTCAATATAAGCTTGTCCCAGTTCTGAAATCCGGCGTTCCTTAGATTATCAACAGTAACACTCCTCTGCAATTCGCTTCTTCCAGTCAACAAGAAAACCTTGAACCCCAATGCAACAACCTCATTGTACAGCTTCAAACTGGACTCTATCACAGGGGCCATTGCCTTGCCCACCCATATATCAAACTGGTGCCCATCAAAAACTTCCAAACTGCACATTCCCAccaaacccaaaaaagaaaagtaaaatccTAAATTACATATCAATTTCcagatttaaaaaaacaaaaaaaaacaaagaaataaaGAATTGAGTAGTCATTTTCCAACCAAATCTATCAGTTTTAAGGGCCCGAAAGAATAACCCAAAAGTAAACTTAATCAAAACCCAATTACAATCAGATCAAAGAACATAACGATGCTCAGAAATGAATCCGTAAAAAAACCCATTGcaatcaaaagaaaataattttaaaaaatacccGAATCCATGATCAACATAGTACGGGAGATTCGAGAGCAGCGTCTCATCCACATCAAAAATCCAAACATCCTTCCCGTCATCTCCCAACTCGACACTCCTCGCATAGTCCACAGCCTCCTTCGCCACCATTTCCAAATCAAAACCATAGCCCCTGTTCATCATATAATCCTTCACGTAGCCTGCGCATTCTGGCGGGATTGTCTTCCACGGCTTCAGGTTGTTGGCCTCAACCGCAATCCGCCAGCTCGTGCACCGCATCCGGGCCTCCTCTTCATCTCCTCCTCCGTCTGCATGGGCCTTTTCGGGGTATTCGACAATCAAGGGTCTTGGTAGAGGGTGGGATTCGTGGGCGAAAGCGACAATCGAAGAGAGACTCAAGAAGAAAAGTGATTGGAGGAGAAGATTCATGTTAGAAAGAAGAGtagtttgagaaagagagagagagagaatttaaaGAGGGATTGGAAGGGTACTATTGTGCTTTTCTTGCATGTAAGTCAATCCAAAACAGGGGTTTGGAGGTCTTATTGAGATGGGCGTTGCGTAAGAGGAAAGAAATTGACAGAGAGAGGGTCGCAAATCCAACCGTCTTTTTAAATACTTCACCAGCAGAGGGAGAAGTAGGAATTGCATGTCTTCCATCTCCCTGCCCTGACAAGGAATTGTAGGATCCTTGAAAAGTGGGGCCTATGATTTTGTAATCCCGACCGTTGGTTATATCGAGATTCCTCCGTAAATGGAGAATGGTCCGAATATTTCCTATATTGTGAGATCCAGTGACCCATCATCAGTCGTTTCAGTTGAATGTTGCTGTTGTATATCTTCTCGACTGTCTATCTGTAGGACACAGATGGAGTGGTTGAGATTATCTTGATGAGGATATTTTTGGGAAACAGGCCATCCATTGTTGGACGCAATtttccaacggtctggattaccataACATGGGTCTCAATTGTCAGAATATAAAGCGATGTATGCTGTGTAAAAACACGCGCCGGGATGCGCCATTTCTCTGAAAATGACCCACAGTTTGGTGAGAGCTAACGGCCGCAACAATGGATGGACATAAAGAAACCTAAGACGGTCGGAGCTGAGATGGTAACTCCTTGTTCTTGATtgagtgatccaagccgttcatcaaaaAGGAACAACCGTAGATGGACCATAGAACAAAAGATTGAACCGATGGAACTATCATAGTCATGCCATCTGTGGGCAGTAAAAAGGAACGCTTAAAACGTTACGGACGCGGATAGGGTGGTGACGAGACGTGGGGACATGCTGGTGGTGCCGTACGATGTCAGAGGTAGCCCGGCCTTTTTTTGGTTTTCCGGCCGAGTACGTACCCGGCCCATCTCTCTCTGACAGCGTATTCCCACCAATCACGTCTCGCCACGTCTCCTTGCCACCGTTCTGGTTGGTGATGGCCTCGACGTTGCGGAATCAGAAAACCTTTCGTACTCTACCAGATTATGATTTTCCAAACACAGTCACTTGTAAACTGTATCTTCAGCACATTTCtaactcaatctaaaccgtccaaatcatgggtagTCTCACTGTAGATGGGTCAAAAACCAAATATGAGACCTAACCATTGTTTCATCTGACAGCTAGTAAAATAGATATGTGCCAATAATCGACGGTTAAAACATAAAATAGCCAATAAAACTGTGAGAAAATGACCACCGTAGACAAAATCTTTTATCCAGCGGTTCtcatgaaggaatacaaacttaacttAACAACAtcgactagcacgtgcggacagcgactttgacgACGAAACTAcgcctccttttcactgcgaagacgagcgctgacgctcctccaactgagagttgtacgaacggcctaaaagagatcaaagttacatggccacacagctatgtatttattatatccacagcgttcatccatatttcgagatcatttcggagcattatccttaaaaaaaaaaaaaaaaaaaaaaacatatccaaagatcaactggaccacaccacaaagagtagcggggaaattgattttcaccgttaaaaattttgtaggacccaccataacattcattttccatccaatctattccataaggtcacaaagagctggatgaagaggaaaaataaatttcataacgatccaaaacttctataacccttaaaagggtttcaatggtagacgttcaattcctcactgccttttacagtgcagtccacttgatagttagatctatcttatttttcgtctcaagcctcaatataagctcgccaaatagatggacggtttggatataacacagacctcgtgatgggacccacaaaagtaacGAAAACTCTACAACAAAAAAGAAGGGATACGACTATAggtatggttataatccgtagccataggccttttGTTTCAACCAACAATGAATCACGGATTCTGCGATTCCACCGCAGCTCACTGTAAGATTTGGGGATGGATCACGGAATCCGCAATTCATCGCCGAGTCAAACaaaaagacctatggctacggattataaccgtagctatagccgtatcctgtgcactttaaaaaaaaataaaaaaatttacatggagaattttattctacctacatttttctctaacatatatttatataaatgtgtatATATAAGCACACAAAAAAAagtttctctccttttttctgttctttctttattcatataataagaatatctgctaaaccaaaattagttacttgacgtacaatatatgatttaagggctgaaagttgggcctatggctacggattataaccgtaacaTAACTGTAATACTacacacttttttctctttttatttttattttttatatggagAACTTTGTTctacttacatttttctctaatacatatttatataaatatgtatatatatgcatataaaaaaaatttctctctctcttttttttttcatttctttctttattcatttaacaagaatatctctaaactaaaattagttacttgacgtaccacatatgattttagggtaggagaagctactttagccaaccaacctagttattttctaagattccatcaagttgatggtcgaaaatacatttcattcacttcgcggtcaatttcaatcacttcgcggtcaaactagaaattgagtggggcaaacatgaaattgagtgggaaaattaaaaattgagcaaggtaaggtaagaattgagcgaggcaacctagaaattgagcaatgcAATGTAGAAAATGAGTGaggggaacctagaaattgagcgagggaacctacgatTTGAgttaggcaacctaggaattgagcgagggaagttaaaaattgagcgagggaagctagaatttgagcgagggaacctagaaattcaacgaggcaacctaggatttgagtaaGGGAGCTACAAATTGTGCGAGGGAACCTagatgtcacgctccaaactcgaaaaattagctcacaaaatttctgatcactgaatttggcaccgacagcctccgtagtgcacCATTGTCGAATCCCGGCACTCACGTGCccaattctgatcctgggatcctacaaggaggattttcagtataaagtttttttgtaatggagcataaccacaagcataaccaagtcacaaaataacattatcacatatccactatatcaaaactttaagtataatgtggaaaggaaaatacatgatgatcaaaaactccaaaatgatctgatgtgcgcccctacctcagcgctgctgcgatccaaggCCACCTGCACGCAGTGGTTGtccataagcttacaaaagcttagagggtggtgtaagtgtgtgcgcaaggcaagcgctaagtatacaatatcagagcaatgcaaaAATGTgttgtaagtccatgaatgctatcagttgtaccaaagctatgtgatgcaaggcatgaatgctatcgtctataccaaggccatacgatgcgaggcctatgtagtcagatgtcatatgcaagatgtaaaaCAAGCATGTCAGTACTCATCGAGTACACATATCAATAGAGTTTctctctgagatatcaccggggtctagtacactccacactgactgccgcctccccagccgcacagcccagcgagcggaatagacctcactattcgcctgaccaatagtctgctaatacctatccggctcatcgatagcggactcatttgtgagctggtcaaactcagcctagcttatagccccctcacttgggcggataaggtcacacccccttccaactgaccacgacacagtaggagacgcagcctactggtattcgatacTCGGGCGCTTGTAATTcgactcggtctagacgttggagcatctcctggtacccaaaaagttctgaaattttcacccataaTGTACCTGTagagccacggccctgatatcAGTAtggtgtacaatgatcaagtcatacatatgcgagatgcatgagtcacaccgtacaattatgcagcaatctcgcgtgtaccatgcgctcatgtgggtaactcctatcaatgagtcctaTAAGtaatctgcccaacgacatatgttatgatcagtcactactcatatcaagcatacatataatgcgtatggcatgaggcatgaaattatactaagcatgttataaagtgatgaactatcctcacgacgaagatgggcttagacagtCTACACGTAACAAGtttgagcctatcaatgggccctagggagagtgacaatgaggacatttaaccaacattaatcttacaatgtggacgtcaaaccaatattgctcccaaggcatggcccgccataaaacatcattacacaaaccgtggaggaatcacacattgcaatggaccctaaggacatcccattgggcctcgacccatggaccttagatacatcaaatgggccgcatcacatgggccttatattgataAAGTGGgacgcatcaatgggccgtaccaatgggcctcatgtacattgaaatgggctataacccatgggccttgaattcATCACAATgtgccctcatatggcaagtaggccacatcacatgggccatatacatatcaaatgggctacaccaatgggccccaagagtacatcaaatgggtcacacccaaatataagtggcgataatgatttccaccattaaagttcctaaggcccaccataacatatgtttcccatccaacctgttcataaattaacatagtgatagatgaagtggaaacaaatatcaacttaataggaAACtattatggcccttagaaattttgaacggtagatgtcattgtccactactttaaatgatggggtccacttgaactttagatctgcttatttttagtctcaagcctgttaagatgatcttgccaaatggttggacggtttggatacaacacatgcatcaagggtggggttcACTGACCGTCCAGCAACCCAACCAAAGTGGCTGGACGACAttcataaaacacatacgtcattgtgggttccaccgtccacccggatggtgtgaataaaacacatacattattatgggtttcacgtggggcccatcataacgtttgttttccatccaatctgttgataaggtctcacggactggatgaaaaggaaaaacaaatttcatatgatccaaaacttctgtaaccacaaaaagaaggtttcaatggcagccgtttaaTTCCATTGTtccctataatgtgggccacctgagcttcgtatatggctgatttttgggaagggcccactaccctaaggggcCTATCATATGCATGGTGCTGATGTTCACACATAGCACGGTGGCGCCCACTGCTGGGACTCAGGTCCCAGCCCATCCGTCTGTcaatgcagcaggcgctgcctacgcgcctctagcagcagcagcgacctgctgcatatgttattattattatttttttggaaaaaatgggttttttgaggtttttctcaggtggggcccgcatcgtgAGGATCCACCCCACTCACTGGATTTCATGGCCCGATACCGTCCAAAGGAGcccaatatccagtatgttttAGTGTACCGAAACATCAGGGTGAGTTTTAACGataaaaaccaccatttgctatgctatggcccgtaAGAACCTCGGCTTGGCTCCATTTTTCGatttaacgcctaaaatgaggtaggtaaggggatggacggcttggattaaaaatatatatatcaaggtgggccttgcatgagcggcccacctaaaatcctttttttttaacgttagtacacccactgtcagctcacactttactgagttgcaacgtccagcgtccctggacgctggacggttgcataagacatatatttaaggtgggccccacctacgaacatgctgtccaggtgggccatccaatggttggatggtgtgggtaatacacacatcaaagtaggatccatccaagtgggccacatggccacctatcacaagaaaaatgaaaagagagtgagagagagaatgagacacgtgatgatggagggaccctggcactatgggccctccgtttccacgtatttaatcatacatcaagtgggtcccaatacgtgtgggcccaccaaatcaaaaatcaacggtgaagattacttctccaccaagatggaaggtctagatggcCTCTTTGcaagctagaaagtaaacatcatgaagggggtccatagagaatggctccatcatggaatgataatgcgaatcaaggtgggccatcagccatatcttaaggtccaaagtgagatccataccatcgatcggtaggcctcacttgacccatcataaaaacatgaaaactagcctatagaagcacccaccgttcgatcttcttggtccgatggaatgccgatctccttgtgcttcactttgatggagggtgatgaggtttgaatgactaggatgatggtttttggggtgggaagtgggccacacaactcactcttttctcgcTTGAAATGGCTTAGACGTGCACTCTCTTtccttgcttggaaagtgtgttgagaaatgagagagagagagagggttgcaaggagagagagtgagagatgggtgatggatgtgagtgatgggtgaggtgatggtgtacttgacatgtatggttgtgtaagagatAGGGTGAGAGGGAGTTGACTTGgtagttgcttgacttggggagaaagaaagcattgattgattgattgatttgagtgattgattgatgagatattttataaagattctcttgggattgcaaacacacggtgtttttcctcgaactgaacgcgagcccacatctctcggccagggtatcagatcggtatgcaagacgcggcgtcggaaccgcggcgacaatgcggttggaatggtacaagtctcagattaagctgactcaaatctacgggattcgaCTTATGGTGgcacgcaaacgtcgattatcggTTGTAGGTTTCCAGAATTCAATgggaaggattgcgggagtctacggaacagtacggactaagatacgggtcttacagctctcctcacctaataaaaatttcatctttgaaatttatactaccatcgcactaagcataactcataagggaatatagaacataacatcatatataatcaaaacacaacatATCATCAAACACCTAATAGATGAGGATAACGCCCACGaatctcaagctctaactccCAAGATGCATCATTC
Coding sequences within:
- the LOC131233168 gene encoding acid phosphatase 1 encodes the protein MNLLLQSLFFLSLSSIVAFAHESHPLPRPLIVEYPEKAHADGGGDEEEARMRCTSWRIAVEANNLKPWKTIPPECAGYVKDYMMNRGYGFDLEMVAKEAVDYARSVELGDDGKDVWIFDVDETLLSNLPYYVDHGFGLEVFDGHQFDIWVGKAMAPVIESSLKLYNEVVALGFKVFLLTGRSELQRSVTVDNLRNAGFQNWDKLILRGDGDHRKPAILYKSERREEMAKEGYRILGNSGDQWSDLLGSFVSNRSFKLPNPMYYIA